The DNA segment GCAAGACGGCTGTACAACAGACTGCGAGTAGCGGAAAGCGTATGCAGACGTTCTTTCAGCGTTTTCTGGGCATAGCCGGATGGATCGTCCCGGGCGCGATGCTCGCGCTCCTGCCGAAGTGTCCCATGTGTATTGCGGCGTATGTCGCCCTTGCGACCGGAGTCGGGATTTCGGTATCGGCCGCTTCGTCGCTGAGGGTGGCGATCGTGATCCTGTGTGCGTCGTCTCTCTTATTCCTTGCAGCGAGACACGCGCGCCGATTCATCGCGCTGAGATCAGTAATGAAAGAGACGGCACGGTGAAGGTGGGTGAAGATTTCTGATAGGATGGACTATCTGTCTTAAGTATCTCAAAAATTATATGCATGAATAGGTTCCGTTTTTGTTAGAATATATTATATGTAAATACATCAATCAGGGGGGTTCAAAATGAGATATATATCGGTTTTGGTTCTTTTAACTGTTTTTACGTTCCTGTTTTTTGCCATATCGTCTTTTGCGGATCAGCCTGGCGGTCAGGACGAGCATCACATGAGTCCCATTACCGGGTCAAAAGAGCTCGAGAAGCTAAAGACCCTCGCCGGGACGTGGCAGGGTACGACCATGATGGGCGGTAAGGAGACTCCCGTCACCGTTACTTACCAGACGTCCTCGAACGGCAGCGTGGTGGTGGAGACGCTCTCCCCGGGGACCCCACACGAGATGGTTTCGGTCTATTACGACGATAACGGGAAGCTGGGCATGACGCACTACTGCGCGATAGGAAACCAGCCTCATCTCTCGCTCGAAGATTCGAGCGGCAATGAAATCGACCTTGTCTTCGTAAGCGGCACGAACATCGACCCGAAAAAAGACCATTACATGCACGACGTGAGCTTCGAGTTCAAGGACGATAAAACCTTTGTACAGGAGTGGACCTCTTTCGAGAACGGGAAGGAAGCCGAGGTCGCAACGTTCACGTTCACGCGGGCGAAGCAGTAGAGTGAGCCCGCACTTCTGCGTAGGTGTTTTTATCACTTGAAATACCGTCTGCCGATTCTCGATCGCCGAATTCTAGGTTTTGATCGACTGGCGGTTAGCCATCTTTATATTATCGCCACTTACGGAGGCCTGCCTCCCGTAATATAGCCATGGTCAAAGGTATGTGCGAATGATCAATGTGCACCATACCGTCTGTTTAAAGAATTAGCCCTTGGCCGCTCAATGCAGTATAATGGGATGTCGGAACCCTACCGGCCTCGAATCCGGACAGGCAGCCGGGATTGATCTTACCGGCTTGGGTGCCCTGCACAGCGAGGAACTGTCCCATCGCGAACGACGTTATCGGGTCCGAATATGTATCAGAATACACAGGGAGGATCGATGAGAAGAAATAAGACTGTTTTAGTTCCAATATTCGCAATATTGTTTCTGTCCTTCTTTGCTGTCGGGGGCTGTAACGGCAAGAACATCCTTAGTACGCAGATACCCGATGCCATACTCGAAGTGATGCAGAGGCCGAGATATGCCGATGCGACCTGGTGCCTCAGGGTTATCGACCTCGAAACAGGAAAAGTTATATATGATCTCAATCCAAATCTCCTTGCTTTCACGGGTTCGGTTAGAAAGACGTATTCGGTCGGTCTTGCCTTGAACGAATTAGGTGCGGACCACACCTTTAAAACCCCTGTCTACAGGCAGGGAGACGTGGATGACGGGGGGGTTCTCGACGGGGACTTGATCCTCGTCGCCGCGGGCGACCTCACGATGGGGGGGCGGAACACTCCTCAGGGCACGGTTGCGTTTACGAGCTTCGATCATACGGAGGCCAATTCGCTCGGCAGCGCGATCCTGACGGAGCCCGATCCGCTCCTGGGAATCGATGAGCTAGCGGCGCAGGTAGCGGCGTCGGGTATTAAGACGGTCGAAGGAGACGTAGTAGTGGACGACAGGCTCTTCGATCTCTTCAGGGTTCCTAACGGTAACGTGTTAATCACGCCGATCATAATAAACGACAACCTCGTGGACGTAACTATAATACTGACCGAGCCGGGCCAGCCTGCGATGGTTGACTGGCGTCCGAAATCAGCCGCCTTCAATGTCGAATCGAATGTAATCACCTCACCTGAAGGCAGTGAATTGGATATAGCGCTCACCGGTGATATTCCGGGCTGCATCGGCACCCCCGGATGTAAGGGCACGGTAGAAGGTCAGATACCCGTCGGTTTTAAACCTGCGCTTCCCGGTGTGGAGACGCTCGTGCAAACATTCAGAATAGAAGACCCGGCATCATATGCCCGTATAGTTTTCATCGAGGCCCTCGAAAAAGCCGGGGTTGAGGTTACCGCCGATACGATTGCACCGAACCCGGCCGGGAAGCTGCCGCCCCGGAATTCATACACCGAGGATGCGAAGGTGGCGGAGTTCGTTTCGCTTCCCTATTCGGAATATTCCAAGCTGATTCTTAAAGTGAGCCACAATCTGGGCGCTAACCTGAGCCTCATGCTGTTCGGGCTCACACAAGACGCGAGAACTATAGGTGACGCCTTGGCCGCCGAAAGAGAAACTCTGATCAATGACTTTGGCATTAAAGGCTCCGACTTTAATTTCCCGACGAACGGGAGCGGAAGCCCCGACAGCCAGGCTACTCCGACGGCTACGGTGAAGCTGTTAAGAGAGATGAGCGAAAGAGAAGTATTCCCTTCTTACTTCGATTCGTTTCCCATTTTAGGTGTGGACGGCTCTCTTGCAGCAGTGGGCGTCGATCCCCCGAACCCCGTCATAGCGCCCGCTACCGGAAAGGTGTTCGCAAAAACCGGAACGACGATACTTGAAGGGTTTTTCAAGGCCCAGGTGTTTGCGGGCTACATTGACGCGAAGAGCGGCCGGCGTCTCGTCTACGCGCTGTACGTGAACGATATAGGCCCGCTTCAGTCGATAGCCGAGGCGATCGAGGTTTTTAACGACGAGGGTGAAATATCGGCGATTATCTATGATCTGAATTGAAGATGGCCGGCGAGCTGCATCTGGGGTCTTCATCCGAACGAGTCGCGTTCTCGCTTTATTCAGGAGATCGCTTCCAGCTCCGCCAAAGGCTTCGCCGGACAGGCCGTTCGCAATGACAGGAAAACAATAACGTCCTCGACAAGCTTCCTGTATAATTTCGACCTAACTGAAGTGAATACTTGCCCGTTTTGGTGAGTACGCCACGCTCTGGTCTTTGCCGGGAAGAAAGACGAGCGTGGAGTCCGCTCTATATTGGGCGTGCGGAATTATTTCCGCACGGATTTTCATAATCCGAAAATGAAATTATAATTTGTAGCGCGTCACTAACATTATTTCTATCTTAAGGAGGAATGAGACATGAACGGCACTTCCATAGCGGAGGGCATCAGACGTAGCTGGGGCTGGCTTCTCGCCCTGGGCATAGCATACATAATCATGGGTCTCGTAATAGCGGGCTCTCCGATGGCGGCGACTCTAGCCGTCGAGGTGCTCATCGGTTTTGTTTTGATCATCGGAGGCGTGATTTCCATAATAGGGGCATTTTTCACAGGCGACTGGAAGAGGCTCCTGCTCGTTCTCCTGAGCGGCGTCCTGTACCTCGTCGTCGGCGTTCTCCTGCTCAAGAACCC comes from the Thermodesulfobacteriota bacterium genome and includes:
- a CDS encoding D-alanyl-D-alanine carboxypeptidase, encoding MRRNKTVLVPIFAILFLSFFAVGGCNGKNILSTQIPDAILEVMQRPRYADATWCLRVIDLETGKVIYDLNPNLLAFTGSVRKTYSVGLALNELGADHTFKTPVYRQGDVDDGGVLDGDLILVAAGDLTMGGRNTPQGTVAFTSFDHTEANSLGSAILTEPDPLLGIDELAAQVAASGIKTVEGDVVVDDRLFDLFRVPNGNVLITPIIINDNLVDVTIILTEPGQPAMVDWRPKSAAFNVESNVITSPEGSELDIALTGDIPGCIGTPGCKGTVEGQIPVGFKPALPGVETLVQTFRIEDPASYARIVFIEALEKAGVEVTADTIAPNPAGKLPPRNSYTEDAKVAEFVSLPYSEYSKLILKVSHNLGANLSLMLFGLTQDARTIGDALAAERETLINDFGIKGSDFNFPTNGSGSPDSQATPTATVKLLREMSEREVFPSYFDSFPILGVDGSLAAVGVDPPNPVIAPATGKVFAKTGTTILEGFFKAQVFAGYIDAKSGRRLVYALYVNDIGPLQSIAEAIEVFNDEGEISAIIYDLN
- a CDS encoding DUF308 domain-containing protein, with protein sequence MNGTSIAEGIRRSWGWLLALGIAYIIMGLVIAGSPMAATLAVEVLIGFVLIIGGVISIIGAFFTGDWKRLLLVLLSGVLYLVVGVLLLKNPMAGVLTLTLLLAAFLLVEGFFKIIHAFQMKPAPNWIWLLVSGVASVVLGVMIWGEFPESSAFIIGLLVGIYFLINGITMVMFSLALKGGK